From Caretta caretta isolate rCarCar2 chromosome 9, rCarCar1.hap1, whole genome shotgun sequence, one genomic window encodes:
- the MSL2 gene encoding E3 ubiquitin-protein ligase MSL2 isoform X2, producing the protein MNPVNATALYVSASRLVLNYDPGDPQAFSEVTKLLPYFRQSLSCCVCGNLLQDPIAPTNSTCQHYVCKTCKGKKMMMKPSCSWCKDYEQFEENKQLSILVNCYKKLCEYITQTPLARDIIQAVDCSADLLALLKDGSPLHEDTEKTSDAAMPLCLTHSPLPSTSEHANDPQASFSSMPESTHNIDIRGSVINGLPNCNGLSVDKLGVNIPSPEHANTIDVCSTGEYIKTEDISSSLQPVCDTVSTSDLCTSGLDICSFNEDIKPGSLLLSVEEVLRSLETVSSTEVCSSDLQPSLEATVSNGPFLQLSPPPLSHNVFMSTGASPHGISCTAATPKVVKLNRKRSRSESDSEKVQPLPISSIICGPTLGASAPVTVKQENKMSLQPVATVPNGGSTPKISKTVLLPNKSMKKNLEHAPKKSHPKAKPGILKTKDKAKEKVASSNVMPGSPTKTAYKKPQEKKGCKCGRATQNPSVLTCRGQRCPCYSNRKACLDCICRGCQNSYMANGEKKLEAFAVPEKALEQTRLTLGINVTSIVRSASTSTSVINMTASPVTTFLAASTHDDKSLDEAIDMRYDC; encoded by the coding sequence gAAATTTGCTACAGGATCCTATTGCTCCCACCAACTCCACGTGTCAGCATTATGTCTGCAAAACTTGTAAAGgcaagaagatgatgatgaaacCATCATGTAGTTGGTGCAAAGACTATGAACAGTTTGAGGAAAATAAACAGCTGAGCATTCTAGTGAACTGCTACAAAAAGCTGTGTGAATACATAACACAGACTCCATTGGCACGAGATATAATACAAGCAGTTGACTGTTCTGCAGATCTTTTGGCTTTGCTCAAAGATGGATCACCACTCCATGAAGACACAGAAAAAACTTCTGATGCAGCCATGCCTTTGTGTTTGACACATTCTCCATTACCTTCAACCTCAGAACATGCTAATGATCCTCAAGCTAGTTTTTCTTCAATGCCTGAAAGCACACATAATATTGATATTAGAGGTTCTGTTATCAATGGGTTGCCCAATTGTAATGGGCTTTCAGTGGATAAACTTGGAGTAAATATTCCTTCCCCTGAACATGCAAATACAATTGATGTGTGTAGTACTGGAGAGTACATAAAAACTGAGGATATCTCTAGCAGTCTTCAGCCTGTGTGTGACACAGTTTCTACTAGTGACTTGTGTACATCAGGCCTTGACATCTGCAGTTTCAACGAAGATATAAAACCTGGCTCACTGTTGCTTAGTGTTGAGGAAGTTCTCCGAAGCTTAGAAACTGTTTCAAGCACTGAAGTTTGTAGTTCTGATTTGCAGCCCAGCTTGGAAGCCACCGTATCCAAtggtcctttcctgcagctttctCCCCCACCTCTTAGCCATAATGTTTTCATGTCCACAGGTGCTTCTCCTCATGGGATCTCATGTACAGCAGCAACACCTAAGGTAGTTAAGTTAAACCGAAAGCGATCTCGATCAGAAAGTGACAGCGAAAAGGTTCAGCCACTACCCATTTCCAGCATCATCTGTGGCCCAACGTTGGGAGCATCAGCTCCAGTAACAGTGAAACAGGAAAATAAGATGTCTTTGCAGCCTGTAGCAACTGTACCCAATGGAGGCAGTACTCCTAAAATAAGTAAAACTGTACTCCTGCCTAATAAAAGCATGAAAAAGAATCTAGAACATGCCCCCAAGAAATCTCACCCGAAAGCCAAACCAGGAATACTGAAAACAAAAGACAAAGCAAAGGAAAAGGTTGCTAGCAGCAATGTTATGCCAGGAAGTCCGACAAAAACTGCATACAAAAAGCCACAAGAAAAGAAAGGGTGTAAATGTGGTCGCGCCACCCAAAATCCAAGTGTTCTTACATGCCGTGGCCAACGCTGCCCTTGCTACTCTAACCGTAAAGCCTGCTTAGACTGTATATGCCGTGGCTGCCAAAACTCATATATGGCTAACGGGGAGAAGAAGCTGGAAGCATTTGCAGTGCCAGAAAAGGCCTTGGAACAGACTAGGCTTACTTTGGGCATTAATGTGACAAGCATTGTGCGCAGTGCCAGCACAAGTACCAGTGTAATTAATATGACAGCGTCACCAGTAACTACATTTTTAGCTGCCAGTACACACGATGATAAAAGTTTGGATGAAGCTATAGACATGAGATATGACTGTTAA
- the MSL2 gene encoding E3 ubiquitin-protein ligase MSL2 isoform X3 has translation MMMKPSCSWCKDYEQFEENKQLSILVNCYKKLCEYITQTPLARDIIQAVDCSADLLALLKDGSPLHEDTEKTSDAAMPLCLTHSPLPSTSEHANDPQASFSSMPESTHNIDIRGSVINGLPNCNGLSVDKLGVNIPSPEHANTIDVCSTGEYIKTEDISSSLQPVCDTVSTSDLCTSGLDICSFNEDIKPGSLLLSVEEVLRSLETVSSTEVCSSDLQPSLEATVSNGPFLQLSPPPLSHNVFMSTGASPHGISCTAATPKVVKLNRKRSRSESDSEKVQPLPISSIICGPTLGASAPVTVKQENKMSLQPVATVPNGGSTPKISKTVLLPNKSMKKNLEHAPKKSHPKAKPGILKTKDKAKEKVASSNVMPGSPTKTAYKKPQEKKGCKCGRATQNPSVLTCRGQRCPCYSNRKACLDCICRGCQNSYMANGEKKLEAFAVPEKALEQTRLTLGINVTSIVRSASTSTSVINMTASPVTTFLAASTHDDKSLDEAIDMRYDC, from the coding sequence atgatgatgaaacCATCATGTAGTTGGTGCAAAGACTATGAACAGTTTGAGGAAAATAAACAGCTGAGCATTCTAGTGAACTGCTACAAAAAGCTGTGTGAATACATAACACAGACTCCATTGGCACGAGATATAATACAAGCAGTTGACTGTTCTGCAGATCTTTTGGCTTTGCTCAAAGATGGATCACCACTCCATGAAGACACAGAAAAAACTTCTGATGCAGCCATGCCTTTGTGTTTGACACATTCTCCATTACCTTCAACCTCAGAACATGCTAATGATCCTCAAGCTAGTTTTTCTTCAATGCCTGAAAGCACACATAATATTGATATTAGAGGTTCTGTTATCAATGGGTTGCCCAATTGTAATGGGCTTTCAGTGGATAAACTTGGAGTAAATATTCCTTCCCCTGAACATGCAAATACAATTGATGTGTGTAGTACTGGAGAGTACATAAAAACTGAGGATATCTCTAGCAGTCTTCAGCCTGTGTGTGACACAGTTTCTACTAGTGACTTGTGTACATCAGGCCTTGACATCTGCAGTTTCAACGAAGATATAAAACCTGGCTCACTGTTGCTTAGTGTTGAGGAAGTTCTCCGAAGCTTAGAAACTGTTTCAAGCACTGAAGTTTGTAGTTCTGATTTGCAGCCCAGCTTGGAAGCCACCGTATCCAAtggtcctttcctgcagctttctCCCCCACCTCTTAGCCATAATGTTTTCATGTCCACAGGTGCTTCTCCTCATGGGATCTCATGTACAGCAGCAACACCTAAGGTAGTTAAGTTAAACCGAAAGCGATCTCGATCAGAAAGTGACAGCGAAAAGGTTCAGCCACTACCCATTTCCAGCATCATCTGTGGCCCAACGTTGGGAGCATCAGCTCCAGTAACAGTGAAACAGGAAAATAAGATGTCTTTGCAGCCTGTAGCAACTGTACCCAATGGAGGCAGTACTCCTAAAATAAGTAAAACTGTACTCCTGCCTAATAAAAGCATGAAAAAGAATCTAGAACATGCCCCCAAGAAATCTCACCCGAAAGCCAAACCAGGAATACTGAAAACAAAAGACAAAGCAAAGGAAAAGGTTGCTAGCAGCAATGTTATGCCAGGAAGTCCGACAAAAACTGCATACAAAAAGCCACAAGAAAAGAAAGGGTGTAAATGTGGTCGCGCCACCCAAAATCCAAGTGTTCTTACATGCCGTGGCCAACGCTGCCCTTGCTACTCTAACCGTAAAGCCTGCTTAGACTGTATATGCCGTGGCTGCCAAAACTCATATATGGCTAACGGGGAGAAGAAGCTGGAAGCATTTGCAGTGCCAGAAAAGGCCTTGGAACAGACTAGGCTTACTTTGGGCATTAATGTGACAAGCATTGTGCGCAGTGCCAGCACAAGTACCAGTGTAATTAATATGACAGCGTCACCAGTAACTACATTTTTAGCTGCCAGTACACACGATGATAAAAGTTTGGATGAAGCTATAGACATGAGATATGACTGTTAA